The sequence ATCCATGATGGATTTCGGTCTAACCGGATCCTCGGGCGGCGAGGCTATCGCCCCGGCAATGGCCACATTGATTTTATCCCAGGAAGAATAGAGCGCATCGGGCAGGAGAGTTTTGATTTTCTCGACTTTGGATGGTTCGCCTTCGATAAAAATCAGGGGGATATTCCGTGTGGTTTTTTTCTGCCTTAAGGCCATTCCGAGATCGCGTCCCTGCGATGGCATCCGGGTCAGGTCGATCAAGACGGCATCATACTGCTCATTCAGCAGTTTTCGATATTCGGCCTGATCGATCAGTCTAAAAACGATCTCATAACCGGCCTTTTTTAATATTTGAATCTTCTTTTGGGCTTCCTCTTTGTTCCAGTGTATCAGACGGACTTTGTATGGCGGTTTTTTTTTCATGGTACAAGAACTTGGCCGGAAGATTTCTATGTTATTCGATCCCGATGATTCTTTTATAATTTCAAGTATTTTTGCGAATTGAAATTATGGTTTCCTCAATTGCATTTCTTATTGGCGTATAGGTGATCCCCAGTTCTTTTTCGGCTTTTGATCCATCGGCTACAAATTCCGCCTTCATCACTCGCATCTGGTCCGTGGCCATTCCCCATAACGGCGGCTTTTTGATAATATTCGCCAGAATAGTCAGCAACCGGGCGTTGATCATTGTCAGAAAATCAGGCATTCGTATTCCGGGTAAGGCCACACCGGCAATTTCACTTACCATTCGGTTTATTTCGCCGAAAGTCAAACATTGATTTCCTATTATATATTTCTCGCCAAAATTATTTTCTTTTTCCGCCGCCTTAATAATGGCTTCGGCCACGTCCTCAACATGCACAAAAGTGAATCTTTTATTTTCGAAAACCGTGGCCGGGAGCCTTTTATTTATCAGGCGTGCAATATATTGCCCGGTTGCTTTGGTGTCACCCGGGCCGAGGACCGCCACCGGATAGATCATGACCAGCGGTAGATGTCGCTCCTTATACAGCTTCCAGGCGATCAAATCCCCTTCGTACTTAGTCCGGAAGTACTCGGAAAAGCGTTTCGGACCAACCGGGCTTTCCTCGGAAAAAGGAATTTCGGACGGTCGGCCGAAAATGCCCGCCGTACTGACATGAACCACCTTGTCAATCCCCATTTCCAGCGCCGCTTCCATAACCTTTCTCGTACCTTCGACATTCACTTCATAGTATATTCGAGGGTCGCGTTCCCAAAAGGAGTACACATTGGCGAGATTGAGCACCCGGTTGCACCCGGTCATGGCTTTTATCAGAGTATCCTTATCGGTAACATCACCTATAAACAATTCAATTTCGCGCTCGGCCAAAGCCCTGGTCCGACTGGTTTTTCGAACCAGACAGCGCAGACGGTATCCTTTCGGGATTAATCTGCGTATAAGGCAAGTGCCAATAAATCCCGTTGCACCTGTGACGAGTATTTTCAAAATCTCTCCGATCCGGGTGAGTGGTTTTCATGTTGCGGAGAACTGCCGTCAGACAGCCGCTGATATTATACCCATTATGATAATTATTAAATTCCTATTAGCAATCGAAATCCGAATACAAAACACATGATGGATTATATCAGGCGAAATGGCAATTACAAAATCATGCTAAAAAAGCCCACATATTTGCGGTGGGTGGATTAGAATATAAACGCTTCAGGGAATTGGGGGATATATTTTAAGATGGAATGGTATCACTCTGCAACAAACCTGTTGACAGGGCGTATCAACAGGTATATAAAAGGTAATGAACGGTCGTTTAAATCGAACTTAAGCGGAAGTTCCCCCATGAGCACACCGAGGATGTTATTTGCCGCCTTGTTAATGATGGCCATTACGGCCTCAGTCGGTCAACCACAAACCGGAGAGGGACTCATGGATCAACCGGTCAAAAAGCAACAACCGCCGAAAGCGACCATTATTTTTGCCGTCTTTGCCGCCAATGATGAAGAATTGAATAATATTTGTTACCTCGCCGAAAGTATCCGTCAATTCGGAGGGAGATTCCGCGAGGCGCCGATCCGGGTATATACGCCCGATAACACCACAATGACCGATTCCACCCTGAAGAATAAACTGTCCTCACTCGGGATTGAATTTAAAACCGTCTCAGTCCCGAAGGAATCGCATTGGTTTTATTATGCCGGTAAAGTATACGCCGCCGCCCGGGCGGAAACGGAGGCGGTCGGGAAAACCGAAGTCCTGATCTGGATGGATGAGGATACCATTGTTCTGGAGGAACCGGAGAAATTCAAGCTTGATCCGCAAATTGGTTTTGCTTACCGGCCGGTCATGCATAATCGTTCCGGCTCGCCTTATTCCCAACCGCCCGATAAATTCTGGGAAAGGATATACCGGCTTCTGGAAATCGATGACAGCCTGTTATTTTCCATGGTTACTCCGGCCGACAAACAGACCATTCGGGCTTATTTCAACGCGGGATTGCTGGTAGTCAGACCCGAACATGGTATTCTCCGCAACTGGGCGACCGGATTTAAAATTCTCTACAGCGATCCGATTCTGGCCGAGATGTGCCGCAACAATGTCACTCATCGCATTTTCCTGCATCAAACCGCCCTGGTTGGAGCTCTCAAATTACTGGACCGAAAACAGATGATGGAACTGCCGGAAGACTATAACTATCCGTTGTTTTTCCATCGTATGTTCGAGGCGGCCGGAGAATTCGAGTCGATTGAAGGGATTGTCACCCTTCGCTATGATGTTTATTTTCGCGATCCGGATCCGGATTGGGCCTCGAAATTGAAAGGCTCACCGGGGAAAATCGCCTGGCTGGCCGAGCGTCTCGGTCGAAAATAAATTCCTGATAATCATTAAAAGACTCGGCGGATGGATTCCTGGTTACCATGTCAACAAACGGTGGCTTTCAGGCGAGATTTTTACCCAGTTTTTTTGGCACCGTTCGCTGACTTCGTTTAAATTATAAACTTCCCAGTTTAGACCTATCCGATTGCATAAATTCAGCAACTCATCCCGGCATCTTAAAGCATCTTCCAGATTCCTCACACGGCCGGAAAACACTCTGGTAAGAGTCTTCAGATAAATATGCTCCGGAATGGTTTTTTCTTCCAGATGGTAGAAAAGCCATTTAGAAATGAATGGCTCAAAAACCTTGTTTTTGGCGTAAATCCAGAGGATTATAGACTGGACGGCGCGGCCCAGGGCGTCGACCACATTATAAAGGCTTCCCCGGGTGGCCCACATATCCGGAAAGAAAACCAGGTATTCGTGGATCTCACGGTGATAACGCGCCATCAGCTTTTTCTGTTCCCGATCCGGATAAACGAGTTTGCTTTTAAGAAGATCTCTGATTCGATTGTCGGAATCATATAAGATTTGCGAATTCTGGCGATCCCATCGCATCACCTGGGTCCAGTAGGCCGACGGCGATTTGGCCTTCAGGGCTTTTTCATATGTTCTCACCACAATATCATAGCTAATGCCTTTGTACTCAATCCAGCCGATACTCACCAGCCGGTCGATATTTTTAACATGCTCCCTGTTTGCATAGACGATGAGATCCAGATCGGAATGCCTGTCTCCAAAACGGCGACCGATGGAACCGGTTCCGAGGATACCGACCACTCCATTGAGGCGTGAAATCTT is a genomic window of Candidatus Zixiibacteriota bacterium containing:
- a CDS encoding DUF3052 family protein gives rise to the protein MKKKPPYKVRLIHWNKEEAQKKIQILKKAGYEIVFRLIDQAEYRKLLNEQYDAVLIDLTRMPSQGRDLGMALRQKKTTRNIPLIFIEGEPSKVEKIKTLLPDALYSSWDKINVAIAGAIASPPEDPVRPKSIMDAYIGTPLVKKLGIKSNSTLGLIDPPDDFISSLGKLPDNVKVKKRLGPGKSDLIIWFVADKAVLSNDLVKKARSMSEKGGLWIAWSKKGTGVAGDLTQNEVRKIGLDSGLVDYKICSIDKTWSGLLFTRRKKNK
- a CDS encoding NAD-dependent epimerase/dehydratase family protein; this encodes MKILVTGATGFIGTCLIRRLIPKGYRLRCLVRKTSRTRALAEREIELFIGDVTDKDTLIKAMTGCNRVLNLANVYSFWERDPRIYYEVNVEGTRKVMEAALEMGIDKVVHVSTAGIFGRPSEIPFSEESPVGPKRFSEYFRTKYEGDLIAWKLYKERHLPLVMIYPVAVLGPGDTKATGQYIARLINKRLPATVFENKRFTFVHVEDVAEAIIKAAEKENNFGEKYIIGNQCLTFGEINRMVSEIAGVALPGIRMPDFLTMINARLLTILANIIKKPPLWGMATDQMRVMKAEFVADGSKAEKELGITYTPIRNAIEETIISIRKNT
- a CDS encoding nucleotidyltransferase domain-containing protein, with product MPYKGTNRYQTFLKAGRTITDKISRLNGVVGILGTGSIGRRFGDRHSDLDLIVYANREHVKNIDRLVSIGWIEYKGISYDIVVRTYEKALKAKSPSAYWTQVMRWDRQNSQILYDSDNRIRDLLKSKLVYPDREQKKLMARYHREIHEYLVFFPDMWATRGSLYNVVDALGRAVQSIILWIYAKNKVFEPFISKWLFYHLEEKTIPEHIYLKTLTRVFSGRVRNLEDALRCRDELLNLCNRIGLNWEVYNLNEVSERCQKNWVKISPESHRLLTW